The Pyricularia oryzae 70-15 chromosome 5, whole genome shotgun sequence genome includes a region encoding these proteins:
- a CDS encoding cytosolic non-specific dipeptidase, translated as MPRTPGLQGRLVRSCYLQQPLIIRKPSSARLFTCSTSPLSSSRSRQVAPRPSAQQSHHHLCSTQSQRRSYLTDNIRKHQARKMAPQLDSFFSQVDTLSDHFIERLRAAVAIPSVSSDAARRPDVVRMAHFLVDELKKLGAHVETRELGKQPDNPSLDLPPVVLGRYGNDPNKRTILVYGHYDVQPAELSDGWATEPFDLTVGEDGRMFGRGSTDDKGPVLGWLNAIEAHQKAGVDFPVNLLMCFEGMEEYGSEGLDDLIVAEAPKFFKDAEAVCISDNYWLGTEKPCLTYGLRGVNYYSIEVSGPGADLHSGVFGGTAQEPMTDLVRVMGSLVDTDGNIQIPGVMEQVAPVTADEESLYDNISFTMDTLYESLGSKTVMFDDKKKTLMRRWRYPSLSLHGIEGAFSAPGAKTVIPAKVIGKFSIRTVPNMEIDRTNEFVYKYVNEQFTKLNSKNTLKVYAQHCGKWWVASPKHWNFSAAAKAVERVWGTAPDFTREGGSIPVTLTFEQATGKNVLLLPMGSSTDGAHSINEKLDKRNYIEGIKLLGAYLHYVAEEPKQE; from the exons ATGCCCCGCACACCTGGTCTACAGGGCCGTCTGGTACGGTCCTGTTATCTACAGCAGCCATTAATAATAAGGAAACCTAGCTCGGCCAGACTTTTCACCTGTTCAACTTCTCCCCTCTCGAGTAGCCGATCGAGACAAGTAGCACCACGGCCATCAGCACAGCAATCCCATCATCACCTTTGCTCTACACAATCTCAACGTCGAAGCTACCTCACGGACAACATCCGCAAACATCAAGCTCGCAAGATGGCGCCGCAGCTTGACTCGTTCTTCTCCCAGGTCGACACCCTGTCGGACCACTTCATCGAGCGCCTGCGTGCCGCCGTCGCAATTCCTTCCGTCTCCTCTGATGCCGCCCGCCGTCCCGATGTCGTGCGGATGGCACACTTCCTAGTTGACGAGCTCAAGAAGCTCGGCGCCCACGTCGAAACCCGCGAGCTCGGCAAGCAGCCCGACAACCCCTCTCTCGACCTCCCCCCTGTAGTCCTCGGCCGCTATGGAAACGACCCCAACAAGCGTACCATCCTCGTCTACGGCCACTACGACGTCCAGCCTGCCGAGCTGTCGGACGGCTGGGCCACCGAGCCTTTTGATTTGACAGTCGGAGAGGACGGTCGCATGTTTGGTCGTGGCAGCACGGACGACAAGGGACCTGTCCTGGGCTGGCTCAACGCCATTGAGGCGCACCAGAAGGCCGGCGTCGACTTCCCCGTGAACCTGCTCATGTGCTTCGAGGGTATGGAGGAGTACGGCTCCGAGGGTCTTGATGACCTGATCGTTGCCGAGGCACCCAAGTTCTTCAAGGACGCCGAGGCCGTCTGCATATCAGACAACTACTGGCTCGGCACCGAGAAGCCCTGCCTGACCTACGGTCTCCGCGGCGTGAACTACTACAGCATCGAGGTCAGCGGCCCCGGAGCCGACCTCCACTCTGGTGTGTTTGGGGGTACGGCGCAGGAGCCCATGACGGACCTCGTCCGCGTGATGGGTTCCCTGGTCGACACGGACGGCAACATCCAGATCCCGGGCGTTATGGAGCAGGTTGCTCCGGTCACCGCGGACGAGGAGTCGCTGTACGACAACATCTCGTTCACCATGGACACCCTGTACGAGTCCCTGGGCTCCAAGACGGTCATGTTtgacgacaagaagaagacgcTCATGCGCCGCTGGAGGTACCCGTCGCTGTCTCTGCACGGTATCGAGGGTGCCTTCTCGGCCCCTGGTGCCAAGACCGTGATCCCGGCCAAGGTCATTGGCAAGTTCTCGATCCGCACCGTCCCCAACATGGAGATCGACCGGACCAACGAGTTTGTGTACAAGTATGTCAACGAGCAGTTCACCAAGCTGAACAGCAAGAACACGCTTAAGGTGTACGCCCAGCACTGCGGAAAGTGGTGGGTGGCTAGCCCCAAGCACTGGAACTTtagcgccgccgccaaggccgtcgAGAGGGTATGGGGCACCGCCCCTGACTTTACCCGTGAGGGTGGAAG CATTCCCGTCACTCTCACCTTTGAGCAGGCCACCGGCAAGAACGTGCTGCTTTTGCCTATGGGCAGCTCCACTGATGGTGCCCACTCCATCAACGAGAAGCTTGACAAGCGCAACTATATCGAGGGTATCAAGCTGCTCGGTGCTTACCTGCACTACGTCGCCGAGGAGCCCAAGCAGGAGTAA
- a CDS encoding ornithine decarboxylase antizyme, translated as MSLPAATSSTMPLRPSRDFTTALPALRGQSGIPEVPSSGLPSPPTSPPLAAITSDNKLAVTPKSKQRRVQSTSNNNAGPGGLGSPHLRRGGATSRIREECERFFCETMWSLFRDERNSAPRGSGLTGVHQQQERQVQLEQQCYQLGGGGRESNGQLCTPPDEYPFPDSFVAASSGRNPPGRVTAWLELWDYVGGAGFRGFLAEDDEGEKSAFIFFDPGVMGRDLKSALVAAIELADGPLECSHLVVAIDRSIPERDTRSLMKGLQWAGFSLASLDRWAGGSLDVTSSRWLFMDYEV; from the exons ATGTCCTTGCCAGCTGCTACCTCGTCGACAATGCCACTGCGTCCCTCAAGGGACTTCACTACTGCACTACCAGCGTTACGG GGGCAGAGTGGTATTCCTGAGGTCCCCTCCTCAGGACTACCATCGCCACCGACAAGTCCCCCCCTCGCCGCCATCACGTCTGACAACAAGCTCGCTGTGACTCCCAAGTCCAAGCAGCGACGCGTCCAGTCGACGTCGAACAACAACGCCGGGCCCGGTGGCCTCGGCTCACCCCACCTTAGGCGAGGGGGGGCAACATCGCGCATCAGGGAAGAATGTGAGAGGTTCTTCTGCGAGACCATGTGGTCCTTGTTCCGGGATGAGCGGAACTCGGCGCCGCGTGGCTCCGGCCTGACGGGTGTCCATCAACAACAAGAACGACAAGTACAACTAGAACAACAGTGCTATCagctgggcggcggcggacgaGAGTCCAATGGCCAGCTGTGCACTCCTCCGGACGAATATCCCTTCCCGGACAGCTTCGTGGCGGCCAGCAGCGGACGAAATCCCCCCGGTCGCGTCACAGCCTGGCTGGAGCTTTGGGACTACGTCGGCGGTGCTGGTTTCCGGGGTTTCttggcggaggatgacgaggGCGAGAAATCGGCCTTTATCTTCTTTGACCCCGGAGTCATGGGAAGGGATTTGAAATCAGC GTTGGTTGCTGCCATCGAACTAGCCGACGGGCCGCTGGAATGCTCCCACCTCGTCGTGGCTATCGACCGATCAATACCTGAGAGGGATACCAGATCGCTCATGAAGGGCCTGCAATGGGCTGGCTTTTCACTCGCCAGCCTAGACCGGTGGGCCGGCGGCTCGCTGGACGTCACGAGCTCAAGGTGGCTCTTCATGGACTACGAGGTGTAA
- a CDS encoding dimethyladenosine transferase, with protein sequence MGKVKTPRRAGAASSSPYDRKGGNNAAAAAAAAPTKNNVFRFKKDYGQHILKNPGIAEEIVKKAYLRPTDTVLEVGPGTGNLSVKILERAQKLIAVELDPRMGAELTKRVQGKPEQRKLEVILGDVIKADLPPFDVLISNTPYQISSPLVFKMLALPNPPRCMVLMFQREFSSRLTARPGEALYSRLSVNVQLFSKVTHIMKVGKANFKPPPQVESSVVRIEPKLGRERPNVSWEEWDGMLRVCFNRKNKTLHASFLGVKEVLAMAERNYKVWCTMNDIPIDESVVETTDGDVEMDADDGEWGGIMDVDEDGGDAGDDDDVPEFFKEKAPAPVAKTPSKRKKTKVGELVRSKIEKVLKDTDLAEQRANKCDQNDFLRLLAAFNAEGIHFA encoded by the exons ATGGGCAAAGTCAAGACGCCCCGACGGGCGGGCGCCGCGTCCAGCTCACCCTACGACCGAAAAGGCGGCAACAacgctgcggctgcggccgccgcggctccCACCAAGAACAACGTGTTCCGCTTCAAAAAGGACTACGGTCAACACATCCTCAAGAACCCGGGCATAGCCGAGGAGATCGTCAAAAAGGCGTACCTGCGGCCGACGGACACGGTGCTCGAGGTTGGACCGGGAACCGGCAACCTGTCGGTCAAGATCCTCGAGCGCGCGCAAAAGCTGATCGCCGTCGAGCTCGACCCGCGCATGGGTGCCGAGCTGACCAAGCGTGTGCAGGGAAAGCCGGAGCAGAGGAAGCTCGAGGTCATACTGGGAGACGTCATCAAGGCGGACCTGCCGCCGTTTGACGTTCTCATCAGCAACACCCCTTATCAGATCTCCAGTCCGTTGGTGTTCAAGATGCTGGCGCTGCCGAACCCGCCCAGATGCATGGTGCTCATGTTTCAGAGGGAGTTTTCGTCCAGGTTGACGGCCAGGCCTGGGGAGGCGCTCTATTCGCGATTG TCCGTCAACGTCCAGCTCTTTTCCAAAGTCACACACATCATGAAAGTCGGCAAGGCAAACTTCAAACCCCCTCCGCAGGTCGAATCGTCCGTCGTGCGCATCGAGCCCAAGCTCGGCCGCGAGCGACCAAACGTGTCGTGGGAGGAGTGGGACGGCATGTTGCGCGTGTGCTTCAACCGCAAGAACAAGACGCTGCACGCCTCCTTCCTCGGCGTCAAGGAGGTCCTCGCCATGGCCGAGCGCAACTACAAGGTCTGGTGCACCATGAATGACATACCCATTGACGAGAGCGTCGTCGAGACGACCGACGGAGACGTCGAGATGGATGCTGATGACGGAGAGTGGGGCGGTATCATGGATGTTGATGAGGATGGAGGTGACGCcggtgatgacgacgacgttcCGGAATTCTTCAAGGAAAAGGCCCCGGCTCCAGTAGCCAAGACGCCCAGCAAgaggaaaaagacaaaggtTGGGGAGCTGGTCAGGAGCAAGATTGAAAAGGTCCTCAAGGACACGGACCTGGCCGAGCAGCGTGCCAACAAGTGCGACCAGAACGACTTTTTGAGGCTGTTGGCTGCGTTCAACGCCGAAGGCATTCACTTTGCATGA
- a CDS encoding imidazole glycerol phosphate synthase hisHF, producing the protein MPKVYLLDYVAGNVRSLVNAIEKVGFEVEWVKTPEEVAKADKLILPGVGHFGHCLSQLSKAGFLPAIQKHIADGKSFMGICVGMQAIFSGSSEDPACPGLGLIKGSLDRFNDSTKAVPHIGWNDATITTTTQPNSNNEPSTLLDLRPSSKYYYVHSYKYPYVPGELEAQGWTVATGVYGEETFVGAVARGNVLVTQFHPEKSGVAGLRVLRSFLDPSGAASLGSAAVAPRNPVPAGLTRRVIACLDVRTNDAGDLVVTKGDQYDVREKSSDRGVRNLGKPVDLAKKYYEQGADEVTFLNITSFRDCPLADLPMLEVLRLTSETVFVPLTVGGGIRDTVDVDGTKVSALDVASMYFRSGADKVSIGSDAVTAAEEYYAAGKTLSGSTAIEQISRAYGNQAVVVSVDPKRVYVASPEATRHATIQTAFPGPNGEAYCWYACTAKGGRETRDVDVVELTQAVEAMGAGEILLNCIDKDGTNSGFDLELIAQVKAAVKIPVIASSGAGNPGHFEEVFEKTTTDAALGAGIFHRGEYTVTQVKDHLATKGLLVRQFEGEL; encoded by the exons ATGCCCAAAGTATACCTGCTGGACTATGTTGCCGGCAATGTTCGTAGCCTGGTCAACGCTATCGAAAAGGTCGGCTTTGAAGTGGAATGGGTCAAAACTCCAGAAGAGGTTGCCAAGGCAGAT AAATTGATCCTGCCAGGCGTAGGCCACTTTGGCCACTGCCTCTCTCAACTTTCCAAGGCTGGCTTCCTACCAGCCATCCAGAAGCACATTGCCGATGGCAAGTCCTTTATGGGCATCTGTGTCGGCATGCAAGCCATTTTCTCTGGCTCGTCAGAAGACCCGGCATGTCCCGGTCTCGGCCTGATCAAGGGGTCACTGGACCGCTTCAACGACAGCACAAAGGCCGTACCTCACATCGGCTGGAACGATGCTACCATTACTACGACCACACAGCCAAACAGCAACAATGAGCCATCAACGCTCCTTGACCTTCGTCCCTCCTCCAAGTATTACTACGTCCACTCGTATAAATACCCTTATGTCCCTGGCGAGCTTGAAGCGCAGGGGTGGACGGTAGCAACAGGAGTTTATGGCGAGGAGACGTTCGTCGGTGCAGTCGCTCGCGGCAACGTCCTGGTTACGCAGTTCCACCCCGAGAAGAGTGGCGTCGCCGGCCTGCGAGTCCTCCGATCCTTCCTGGACCCCTCCGGCGCTGCCTCACTAGGATCGGCCGCCGTCGCACCACGGAACCCCGTACCCGCAGGACTGACCCGCCGCGTGATTGCATGCCTGGACGTACGCACCAACGATGCGGGTGACCTCGTAGTGACCAAGGGCGACCAGTACGACGTCCGCGAGAAGTCATCCGACCGTGGCGTCCGAAACCTCGGCAAGCCGGTCGACCTGGCCAAGAAGTACTACGAACAGGGCGCCGACGAGGTCACGTTCCTCAACATTACCTCCTTCCGCGACTGCCCCCTAGCCGACCTGCCCATGCTCGAGGTCCTCCGCCTCACGTCCGAGACGGTGTTTGTGCCGCTGAcagtcggcggcggcatccGCGACACGGTCGACGTTGACGGGACCAAGGTGTCTGCCCTCGACGTCGCGAGCATGTACTTCCGCAGCGGCGCCGACAAGGTCAGCATCGGGTCCGACGCCGTgaccgccgccgaggagTACTACGCCGCCGGCAAGACCTTGTCCGGCTCCACCGCCATCGAGCAGATCAGCCGCGCGTACGGCAACCAGGCCGTCGTGGTGTCCGTCGACCCGAAGCGCGTCTACGTGGCCTCGCCCGAAGCGACACGTCACGCCACCATCCAAACCGCGTTCCCGGGCCCCAACGGCGAAGCTTACTGCTGGTACGCGTGCACGGCCAAGGGTGGGCGGGAGACGCGCGATGTCGACGTGGTGGAGCTGACACAGGCCGTAGAGGCCATGGGTGCCGGCGAGATCCTGCTCAACTGCATCGACAAGGACGGCACCAACAGCGGTTTCGACCTGGAGCTGATCGCGCAGGTCAAGGCCGCCGTCAAGATCCCCGTCATCGCCAGCAGCGGAGCCGGCAACCCGGGACACTTTGAGGAGGTGTTTGAAAAGACCACGACTGACGCCGCGCTCGGGGCTGGTATCTTTCACCGCGGAGAGTACACCGTTACGCAGGTCAAGGATCACCTGGCGACCAAGGGATTGCTGGTGAGACAGTTCGAGGGGGAGTTGTga